CCCTTGTCGGCAATGTCACTTCGGAAGACCACAACAGCTTCCTGGACTTCAACTATGCTACACAATCGAAACGGTCGACAGGTTCAGTTATCAAACCATTAATCGCTTATCTGCCAGCGGTCCAAGCAGGTTGGCCCATCGATAAGGTATTGGAAGATAAACCAACAACTTATCCAAACAATTGGACACCACAAAATTACAATGGTGAGTATCTTGGTACCGTACCAATGTACCAAGCTTTGGCTAACTCTTACAATATTCCTGCTATTAATACTTATCGTGATATCACTCCGGAAAAAGGGAATGCTGTTGGGCGTGAATTTGGTTTAAATCTCAAGAAAGATAACGAAAACAATACTTTATCAACTGTTCTTGGTTCTGGTGTCGAAACTAATCCTTGGGAAATGGCCCAAGCTTTTGCAACTTTCGCCAATGAGGGCGTAATGAACAGCGCGCATTTGATCACTAAGATCGAAAATGCAGCTGGTGATACAATTGCAACAGCCAATGTGACACAGAAACGGATCATGACCAAAGAAGTAGCAGAGAAGATGAATTCCATGATGTTGGGTACATTTACCAACGGTTCAGCTTGGAATGCTGCACCGGCAAGCTATGCAATGGCAGGTAAAACAGGGACAAATAATACGACGGACCAATGGGTTGTTGGATATACACCTGATATTGCGATTGCGCTATGGATTGGTTTCCCAAATGAGACAAATGAGCAACAACAATTGGAAGGCTCTTCTGAAGGACAACCTTCTGTCATCTTCCGGAATATAGCCAGCTACTTGCTTCCTTATACCGAAGGAACTGCCTTTACAGCTGAAAATGCCTATGCCATGCATAATATTGCACCAATAACTCCAGCCTGGACAGCTCTGCGTGATCAACAAGATGCCATTGTTTATCAAGAGCAAAGTGCACAAAACAGCTCAGGAAATATGCCACAAACAGAAGAGTCTAGCAGTTCTTCTTCTGATAAAGGCAGCGGTTTTGATTTCCAAAAAACAGTAGATGATGCTAAGAATGCTACCAAAGATGTATGGGATAAAATTACTGGTTTTTTCGGTAGGTAAATTGTTCTAAAACATCCTAAAAAGTGATAAAATAAGGGTAGTGCATAGGTGAGAAAAAAGAGCCATGGCACGGCTCTTTTTCTTGCAAATAGATGTAAAAATTTATTGGAATAAAAATATAAAAAAGAGAATAATAAAAGTGAAGCTTACTTTTTAGAAGGAGGACAGTTTTGGAAGCAAAAAAACGCTACGTAACAGGTTTTAATGGCTTACGTACCCTCGGGGTTCTTGCTGTCATTTTGTATCATCTTTATCCCCAGAAAATCCAAGGTGGATTTTTGGGCGTCGTTCTCTTCTTTGTGCTGTCCGGCTACTTAGTCACGGATTCACTACTTCGAGAGTACAGCTCAACTAAAAAGATAAGACCACTTAAGTTTTGGGGGAAAAGAGCCAAACGTATTTACCCCATGCTCTTGGCTGTGTTCTTGATTGTCTCGCCTTATTTGTTTTTCTTTCAACAAAATCAGATGAAGGGACTCAGGTCAAACTTCCTCTCAAGTATTTTTATGGTGCAAAACTGGTGGCAAATTCAGCAGGGCTCATCTTACTTTGCTGATGCTGCAGGAGAATCACCTTTTAAGCATATCTATTATCTGGCGATTGAAGGACAATTTTTCATTTTCTGGCCACTCATTATGATCTTTTTAGTGAAGGTCATTCGGAGTAAGAAGCACAGTTTCCTTCTGACAAACTTTTTAGCCATTCTCTCATTGATTTTGATGATTGCTCAGTATAAGGTTGGGCAAGATCCAACACGTGTATACTATGGAACAGATACCCGTATCTTTAGTCTCTTGATGGGAGCAAGTATGGCTTTCATTTGGCCAATGAATAAAATGCCTGCCAAGTTGAACAAAAAAGGGCAAACTTTTGGGCGTAACCTTTTATGGGGCGTTCTTGCATTGACTTTAATTTTATATGTGTTTATGCCGGCACAAAGTCCAGTGACTTACTATGGTGGTCTTTGGTTTGTCAGCCTCTTGACGATGCTATTAATCCTTTTAGTGGTCCACCCGGGCTTGAAAGCAAATAAAATATTTTCAAATAAACTTTTTGATTATATTGGCTCACGTTCATATGGAATCTACCTTTGGCAATTGCCGGTCTTTGCTTTGGTTGCTGCTAAAGTCGTTCATCCGACAAGTTGGTACAATGTCATTTGGCAGTTGGCCTTGATTTTCGCTTTATCTGAGTTTTCCTATCGCTTTATTGAGCGTCCGCTCGTGGCTTATGATTACAGTAACTTATGGCCTTGGTTGATGACAAAAGTTGAGCAAGTTAAGCAGGAAAAATGGCGCGCCTTACCAGTCCGCGTCATCCTAGTGTCCGTTTTAGTGCTTGTTTCACTCGTTATGATTCTGACTTCACCGAAATCACCACATGATCAACAGGTGTTAGAAGCTCGAATTATGGAGCAACAAAAAGCACTTGAAGCTGCAAATTTAAAAGCTGCCAATGCCCGTGTCAGCACGCCACTGAAAACTATTGCTGAAAAATATGGCGTTGATCCGGTGGTTGCTGAAAGAGCAAGCAAGATGCAAATCTTTGCGGTTGGTGATTCTGTGATGGTTGCGGGGTCAACCAACCTGCAGGAAGCCTTCCCAAGAATGACGATAAAAGCTGTTGTTGGTGAGCAGGTAGATGGTGGTGCAACAATCTTAGCTGAGAATAAAGAAGCAGTTAAAAAAGCAGATGCTGTCTTGATTGGCCTCGGTACCAACGGTACACTGACCGTTGGCGACACAAATTACGTGGCAAAGATTATGGAAGAAATTGGTGATAAACCTGTCTTCTGGATTAATAATCAAATGCCACGGCCGTGGGAAACCAATAACAATGAACAATTAGAAGCAATGGCTAAGAAGTATCCCAACTTGACGATCATTGATTGGCATGGCTTATCAGAAAATCAAAGCTCATGGTTCTATAGTGATGCTATCCATCCGAAGGACCAAGGGGCAATTAATTACACACGCCTTGTCTTAGAAAATATGACAAAAAAATAGAGAGATTTGTATTTTTCTCTTAGTTCTGCTAAAATAATAGCATGTTAAAAAAAGCAGGATTGGCCTGTACGGTGTGCGGTTCGAGAAATTATTCTCTTCAACTGTCGGGTACAGCAAAAGAAAAACGCATAGAAGTCAAGAAGTTTTGCTCACGCTGTGGCAAACATACTTTGCATAAGGAAACGAGATAAGTCAAATGTTTAAATTTATTGGAAGTGTTGTCAAAGAAATGAAGTTAACAACGTGGCCGACACGTAAGCAGTCTGTCATTGATTTTTTCATGGTTATTGAATATAC
This window of the Lactococcus garvieae subsp. garvieae genome carries:
- a CDS encoding acyltransferase family protein, with the protein product MEAKKRYVTGFNGLRTLGVLAVILYHLYPQKIQGGFLGVVLFFVLSGYLVTDSLLREYSSTKKIRPLKFWGKRAKRIYPMLLAVFLIVSPYLFFFQQNQMKGLRSNFLSSIFMVQNWWQIQQGSSYFADAAGESPFKHIYYLAIEGQFFIFWPLIMIFLVKVIRSKKHSFLLTNFLAILSLILMIAQYKVGQDPTRVYYGTDTRIFSLLMGASMAFIWPMNKMPAKLNKKGQTFGRNLLWGVLALTLILYVFMPAQSPVTYYGGLWFVSLLTMLLILLVVHPGLKANKIFSNKLFDYIGSRSYGIYLWQLPVFALVAAKVVHPTSWYNVIWQLALIFALSEFSYRFIERPLVAYDYSNLWPWLMTKVEQVKQEKWRALPVRVILVSVLVLVSLVMILTSPKSPHDQQVLEARIMEQQKALEAANLKAANARVSTPLKTIAEKYGVDPVVAERASKMQIFAVGDSVMVAGSTNLQEAFPRMTIKAVVGEQVDGGATILAENKEAVKKADAVLIGLGTNGTLTVGDTNYVAKIMEEIGDKPVFWINNQMPRPWETNNNEQLEAMAKKYPNLTIIDWHGLSENQSSWFYSDAIHPKDQGAINYTRLVLENMTKK
- the secE gene encoding preprotein translocase subunit SecE; its protein translation is MFKFIGSVVKEMKLTTWPTRKQSVIDFFMVIEYTVFFLIFLMIFDWVTQNGITSAVQHLLPFVRN
- the rpmG gene encoding 50S ribosomal protein L33: MLKKAGLACTVCGSRNYSLQLSGTAKEKRIEVKKFCSRCGKHTLHKETR